From the Lepisosteus oculatus isolate fLepOcu1 chromosome 1, fLepOcu1.hap2, whole genome shotgun sequence genome, one window contains:
- the LOC107077199 gene encoding scrapie-responsive protein 1-like, whose amino-acid sequence MKSAVAVLAILVGLLAVGAIPSSRLSCYKKVLEDRNCHNIPNGIELLRPIDNALKNHFWEGKGCEIVCYCNFRELLCCPRDVFFGPKISFVIPCNSQ is encoded by the exons atgaaaagtgCGGTAGCTGTCCTCGCTATCCTGGTTGGACTTCTGGCCGTCGGTGCGATTCCTTCCAGCCGCTTGTCCTGCTACAAAAAGGTTTTGGAAGACAGGAACTGCCACAATATACCCAATGGCATCGAGCTCCTCAGACCCATCGATAACGCCCTGAAGAATCACTTCTGGGAAGGGAAAGGGTGCGAGATCGTGTGCTACTGCAACTTCAGAGAACTGCTCTGTTGCCCAAG GGATGTTTTCTTTGGGCCCAAAATCTCCTTCGTGATTCCGTGTAACAGTCAATGA